GAGCCATGAATACCCCCCTAAATCCACTTCTTTTTGGACAATCCCAGAGGTGCTGACCAAGACCAGACTGACCTTGGCAAGGACGTTGTCAACAGTCGATTGGGGTTTGACAGCCACCGAAACAGCCAGAGTCAAATCTGTCGCCAATTCCTTCCGCAACTGACTGGCTTCTGTCACCAAGCTGTCCGAGCTGATTGGACCCTGACCTCTGACCTGACCCCCGCTAAAATACATCTGGTCTGTCATGGTTGCGCTCAATTCCGCTTGCAACTGACCTCCCGTTCCCTGCTCCAAAATGGACAAGGTTTGCTGCTTGTCAACCAACAAATCCGCAACCGTTTTAGCCAGACTATTGTCCTCACCATAGGCATATAGGTATTTTGCTAAATTATCTCGCTCCAGAATCGTCTTTTCTAGCTGGGCTAGTTTGGCATCTGCCTCTACCTGACTGGTCGCCTTGGTAGACAGGCGCAGGGTGACTTCCCCTGTTTTAGCATAAGGGGCTAGAGTCGGGTCCGTCTGTTGGTCAATCAAGTCTGCCAAGATAGTAACCAACTGACTCTCGCCGATACCAAAGAACCTCAAGACCCGCGAATAGAGTTGTTGCTCGGATTGGGTCAACAGCGGCAGCAAACTCTGGGCAAACATGGCTTTGAGTTCGCTAGGCGGTCCTGGCAAGACAATATAGGTAACGCCGTCTTGTTCAATCATACTCCCTACAGCCAGCCCTGTGGGATTGTGCAAGGGAATAGAACCAGCCACCAATTGAGCCTGACGCTCATTATTGGGTGTGCGAATACGACCGGGACGACTGGCAAAAAAGCGGTTCAGCTTGTCCACGGCCCTCTTGTCAAAGACCAAGTCGCGTCCTAAAAACTGAGCCAGGGTCTGCTTGGTCAAATCGTCCTCCGTCGGTCCCAAACCGCCACAGAGAATGACCATATCACTTCGCTTGCTGGCAATCTCCAACACCGACAAAAGACGCTTTTCATTATCGCCTACTGCTGTATGAAAATAGACGTCAATACCCAATTCAGCACATTTTTCAGATAGAAATTGCGCGTTGGTATTGACAATCTGACCGGTCAAAATTTCAGTGCCTACGGCGATGAGTTCTGCTTTCATAATCCTCCTTCTACTTTTGATAGCATGCAGTTACCTGCCTATCTATTAGTTCGTAATTGGGTGGTGGTTTTAGATATTTTTCCAGTCACACGTATTTTCATGGTCGTTAATGAGCCCGGCTGCTTGTAGGAAAGAATAGACGCAGACAGGACCGACAAATTTAAAACCTCGTTTTTTCAAGTCCTTGGAAATAGCCTCGGAAAGGGAGGTTTTAGCAGGAACTTGACGGTAGTCACCAACCGAATTGACCTGTGGGCGACCTGCTAGCCAAGACCAGATATAATGGTCAAAACTGCCGCATTCTTCCTGTAACTTGAGAAAGGCTTGGGCATTGGCACGGGTCGCGTAGAGCTTAGCCTTGTGCCGAATAATAGCTGGATTGTCGAGCAGGGCATCCAGCTGCTGGTCAGTCATGCTAGCAACCGCATGATAGTCATAATCATGAAAGACAGCCTTGAAAGCCTGTCGCTTGTTGAGCACAATTTCCCAAGACAGACCTGCTTGATAGGTCTCCAAACAGAGCAATTCAAAGAGAGCCTGCTCCTCATGCAAAGGGCGCCCCCATTCTTGATCGTGATAGGCTATATAGAAGGGATTGTTGA
The sequence above is a segment of the Streptococcus suis genome. Coding sequences within it:
- a CDS encoding DNA-3-methyladenine glycosylase I, which codes for MLERKNMNRCSWVNLNNPFYIAYHDQEWGRPLHEEQALFELLCLETYQAGLSWEIVLNKRQAFKAVFHDYDYHAVASMTDQQLDALLDNPAIIRHKAKLYATRANAQAFLKLQEECGSFDHYIWSWLAGRPQVNSVGDYRQVPAKTSLSEAISKDLKKRGFKFVGPVCVYSFLQAAGLINDHENTCDWKNI
- a CDS encoding competence/damage-inducible protein A, with the protein product MKAELIAVGTEILTGQIVNTNAQFLSEKCAELGIDVYFHTAVGDNEKRLLSVLEIASKRSDMVILCGGLGPTEDDLTKQTLAQFLGRDLVFDKRAVDKLNRFFASRPGRIRTPNNERQAQLVAGSIPLHNPTGLAVGSMIEQDGVTYIVLPGPPSELKAMFAQSLLPLLTQSEQQLYSRVLRFFGIGESQLVTILADLIDQQTDPTLAPYAKTGEVTLRLSTKATSQVEADAKLAQLEKTILERDNLAKYLYAYGEDNSLAKTVADLLVDKQQTLSILEQGTGGQLQAELSATMTDQMYFSGGQVRGQGPISSDSLVTEASQLRKELATDLTLAVSVAVKPQSTVDNVLAKVSLVLVSTSGIVQKEVDLGGYSWLYLRQLACLQALDFVRNTL